Proteins found in one Hypericibacter terrae genomic segment:
- a CDS encoding 4Fe-4S dicluster domain-containing protein codes for MTSLPANPTGKQLGLVIDLDICVGCHACAVNCKEWNSGGQMAPMTDEDPYGPNPLGVWFNRIHSFEVGEGRESQTVHFPRSCLHCAEPACVTVCPTGASYKRAEDGIVLVNEDICIGCKLCSWACPYGAREYDYDVGVMKKCTLCVDKIYNENLPEIDRVPACVATCPVGARHFGDLGDPGSAVSQLVAERQGYDLMPEQGYRPTNKYLPPRPRKNSCGSNGNAPARLEPVGDGSIGNSLLRWVDRVLSR; via the coding sequence ATGACCTCCCTCCCCGCCAATCCCACCGGCAAGCAGCTCGGGCTCGTGATCGACCTCGATATCTGCGTCGGCTGTCACGCCTGTGCGGTGAACTGCAAGGAGTGGAACAGCGGCGGCCAAATGGCGCCGATGACGGACGAGGATCCCTACGGCCCCAATCCGCTCGGCGTCTGGTTCAACCGCATCCATAGCTTCGAGGTCGGCGAGGGCCGCGAGAGCCAGACGGTGCATTTCCCCCGCTCCTGCCTCCATTGCGCGGAGCCGGCCTGCGTCACGGTCTGTCCCACCGGCGCCTCCTACAAGCGCGCCGAGGACGGGATCGTCCTGGTCAACGAGGACATCTGCATCGGCTGCAAGCTCTGCTCCTGGGCCTGTCCCTATGGCGCACGCGAATATGACTACGATGTCGGCGTGATGAAGAAATGCACGCTTTGCGTCGACAAGATCTACAACGAGAATCTTCCCGAGATCGACCGCGTGCCCGCTTGCGTGGCGACCTGCCCGGTCGGCGCCCGCCATTTCGGCGACCTGGGCGATCCCGGTTCCGCGGTCTCGCAACTGGTGGCCGAACGGCAGGGTTACGACCTGATGCCGGAGCAGGGCTACCGTCCGACCAACAAATATCTGCCGCCCCGTCCGCGCAAGAATAGCTGCGGTTCCAACGGCAATGCCCCGGCCCGCCTCGAACCCGTGGGCGACGGCAGCATCGGCAACAGCTTGCTGCGCTGGGTCGATCGGGTCCTCTCGCGATGA
- a CDS encoding dimethyl sulfoxide reductase anchor subunit family protein: MHPAFSVIFFTTMSGAGYGLLALMSLLGTLDRLPADRWFGLAGLGLGFAAVSMGLLSSTFHLGHPERAWRAFSQWRSSWLSREGLIACITFLPAGLFALGWVLLQTHDGIWVAFGVATFLLSLATIGCTAMIYACLKPIPRWSNGWTLPVYLALGLMTGALWLDALALAFGLGDPLLAWIALGLVLVATVVKLGYWRHIDAAAPRSTAETATGLGGPGKVRLFEAPHTGENYLMREMGFRVARKHAAKLRRIALLLAFGVPLLLTLLLFLLSPLAGIAAAFLAAISAMAGVFVERWLFFAQARHAVTLYYGTSEV, translated from the coding sequence ATGCATCCCGCCTTCTCTGTCATCTTCTTCACCACGATGTCCGGCGCCGGTTACGGACTGCTGGCGCTGATGAGCCTGCTGGGGACGCTCGACCGGCTGCCGGCCGATCGCTGGTTCGGCCTCGCCGGTCTGGGTCTCGGCTTCGCCGCGGTCTCGATGGGCCTGCTTTCCTCGACCTTCCATCTGGGCCATCCCGAACGCGCCTGGCGCGCCTTCTCGCAATGGCGGAGCTCCTGGCTGTCGCGCGAGGGTTTGATCGCCTGCATCACCTTCCTGCCCGCCGGCCTCTTCGCGCTGGGCTGGGTCTTGCTCCAAACCCATGACGGGATTTGGGTCGCCTTCGGCGTCGCGACCTTCCTGCTCTCCCTGGCGACGATCGGCTGCACCGCGATGATCTATGCCTGTCTGAAGCCGATCCCGCGCTGGTCGAACGGCTGGACGCTGCCCGTCTATCTCGCCCTGGGGCTGATGACCGGCGCGCTCTGGCTCGACGCGCTGGCACTGGCCTTCGGTCTCGGCGACCCGCTCCTGGCCTGGATCGCGCTGGGACTGGTCCTGGTCGCGACCGTCGTGAAGCTCGGCTATTGGCGTCATATCGATGCCGCCGCTCCGCGCAGCACTGCCGAAACGGCCACCGGCCTCGGCGGGCCAGGCAAGGTCCGGCTGTTCGAAGCGCCCCACACCGGCGAGAATTACCTGATGCGCGAGATGGGATTCCGCGTCGCCCGCAAACATGCGGCGAAGCTGCGCCGGATTGCGTTATTGTTGGCTTTCGGCGTGCCGTTGCTGCTGACCTTGCTGCTGTTCCTGCTCTCGCCGCTGGCCGGCATCGCCGCCGCTTTCCTGGCTGCGATCTCGGCCATGGCCGGCGTGTTCGTGGAGCGGTGGCTGTTCTTCGCACAGGCTCGCCATGCCGTGACGCTCTATTACGGGACCAGCGAGGTCTGA